One genomic window of Mustela erminea isolate mMusErm1 chromosome 13, mMusErm1.Pri, whole genome shotgun sequence includes the following:
- the MYL2 gene encoding myosin regulatory light chain 2, ventricular/cardiac muscle isoform, whose amino-acid sequence MAPKKAKKRAEGANSNVFSMFEQTQIQEFKEAFTIMDQNRDGFIDKNDLRDTFAALGRMNVKNEEIDEMLKEAPGPINFTVFLTMFGEKLKGADPEETILNAFKVFDPEGKGVLKADYIREMLTTQAERFSKEEIDQMFAAFPPDVTGNLDYKNLVHIITHGEEKD is encoded by the exons ATG GCACCAAAGAAAGCCAAGAAGAGAGCAGAAGGCGCCAATTCCAACGTGTTCTCCATGTTCGAACAGACCCAGATCCAGGAATTTAAGGAG GCCTTCACCATCATGGACCAGAACAGGGATGGCTTCATCGACAAGAATGATTTGAGGGACACCTTTGCTGCTCTCG GGCGTATGAAcgtgaaaaatgaggaaattgatgAAATGCTCAAGGAAGCTCCAGGTCCAATTAACTTTACTGTGTTCCTAACAATGTTTGGGGAGAAACTTAAGG GGGCAGACCCCGAAGAGACCATTCTCAACGCATTCAAAGTGTTTGACCCTGAAGGCAAAGGAGTGCTCAAGGCTGATTA CATTCGGGAGATGCTGACCACACAGGCAGAGAGATTTTCCAAAGAGGAG ATTGACCAGATGTTCGCCGCCTTCCCCCCAGATGTGACTGGCAACTTGGACTATAAGAACCTGGTGCACATCATCACCCATGGGGAAGAGAAGGACTGA